The proteins below come from a single Agelaius phoeniceus isolate bAgePho1 chromosome 22, bAgePho1.hap1, whole genome shotgun sequence genomic window:
- the CRYBG2 gene encoding beta/gamma crystallin domain-containing protein 2 has product MDPPFRHSKSRAFVSSAELSMKPGAAAAPEGRSRFQKVSLVSRRLQSPGSARGRDGSPSRVSLLLQAWEREIVEKTGSGSGPAAPTHREHASPAGLLKDFTAHGPIFSQVYAPAQRPRRQDERGKGGPGGDGSPSAEVPVHRESYVHGTLLPTRPAERPAAAPGDGPGAPGAAKAGSAPALPRARQVTVLRTGRDAEGRGAPNGTHGTAGATAASAQRDSPGREGSGSAAAAAGRESSPGSAEAAGPPEEASPEEKDSAQDEPAAVEAAPGAGDPQSSVSSSPQRPSAGRAAPAATGEGSVADADGSMPATPARTESAPGAGSTPETPPSEVSEGPEPSSETAALAKAEIELEGEETTGEPQGAAQEPESVPEPPSEPPAPEPAAESPPDASEEDPELLVDMEIFVDTLRNMEPSEMRKAPKAPRQPRPSALGRCAALPPIHEHRVAPRAPLSLPQALRELLERGPAPGRPQEPPEEEEEIENPYLSPEERAAAGSRRGVPGDGAEGEGWVEGGSLGEDGNAQAAAERSVPFRGNVLKGMALLSHFLEQRAAGAEEGKPYSRLDKSVLYGRFVCPGAALLQLPHRSGGSDPPCPSDHNGLGPAGHPGPEVAVLEALSSGSVPSVPEEPESTVTLSLEPVLDDKEGLEKINTRPGKIILYSDAGFAGHKREIWDDIPDATSWELSHTISIRVIRGGWVMYEKPRFRGRKCVLAEGDVEIDNPWTAYGDSGDTGDSGHGRQPRSSRPFRIGSFKRVVRDYRTPQISLFAQENGEGARLRFSGSAEDTRERGQALAAASIIVHSGLWLLYSKPFFDDDPYVLEPGGYPNLKAWGAKEPSICSMHPIRLGCPVVERPGEPQVLIYEAAAFQGRSFTISRDIYDLRRLPEPALPTVGSLRVLGGCWVGYEKEGFRGHQYLLEEGEYQDWRQWGGYSQELVSLRLIRTDFSDPALVLFEAMDFEEGASVELSEALPDTGLAGYGSVTQSIHVLSGVWVAYEGPNYSGEQYILEKGVYRSCEDWGATDCHIASAQPILQVREHNLHFVSKILLFSEPDFLGDHVAFEEDQEALPEAFTPRSCRVRGGSWILFDGQDFTGEQHVLSEGEYPTLSAMGCLCSTAICSLRRVPLFFSEPSIFLHGLECFEGKEIELNSEVRSLQAEGFNNHVLSVRVKGGIWVLCEHGDFRGRQWLLDCTEITNWLTYSGLQHVGSLYPIRQRRVYFHIRSRELQLFLSVPDDVEDMKAGRVVVSSLSEQSSSVWYYEDGLIKNQVAPTMSLQVIGPAGKGAKAVLWSETRLPRQTWSVDSRGRIHSQMFEDMILDIKGGRSYDRDHAIVWDMAEERATQIWDIQVL; this is encoded by the exons ATGGATCCGCCGTTCCGGCACAGCAAGAGCAGAGCCTTCGTCTCCAGCGCGGAGCTCAGCATGAAGCCGGGGGCCGCGGCTGCCCCCGAGGGCCGCTCCCGCTTCCAGAAGGTCTCGCTGGTGTCGCGGCGCCTGCAGAGCCCCGGGAGCGCGCGGGGCCGGGACGGGAGCCCGTCCCGCGtgtccctcctgctgcaggcctGGGAGAGGGAGATCGTGGAGAAGACGGGCTCGggctccggccccgccgccccgaCCCACCGGGAGCACGCGTCCCCCGCCGGCCTCCTCAAGGACTTCACGGCGCACGGCCCCATCTTCTCGCAGGTCTACGCCCCGGCGCAGCGGCCCCGGCGCCAGGACGAGCGGGGCAAGGGGGGGCCCGGCGGGGACGGCTCCCCCTCCGCGGAGGTGCCGGTGCACCGGGAGAGCTACGTGCACggcaccctgctgcccacccgGCCCGCCGAGCGTCCCGCGGCGGCTCCCGGGGACGGGCCCGGTGCCCCGGGTGCCGCCAAGGCCGGCAgcgcccctgccctgcccagggcccgGCAGGTCACCGTGCTGCGGACGGGCAGGGACGCGGAGGGACGGGGGGCTCCGAACGGGACGCACGGCACCGCCGGGGCCACCGCGGCCTCGGCACAGCGGGACAGCCCCGGGCGGGAGGGCAGCGGCTCTGCGGCGGCCGCAGCGGGCAGGGAGAGCTCGCCGGGCAGCGCAGAGGCCGCCGGGCCCCCAGAGGAGGCATCCCCCGAGGAGAAGGACTCAGCACAAGACGAGCCCGCGGCGGTGGAGGCGGCTCCGGGGGCCGGGGACCCGCAAAGCAGCGTGAGCAGCTCCCCGCAGCGTCCCTCGGCTGGCCGGGCTGCTCCGGCTGCCACGGGTGAGGGAAGCGTGGCAGATGCGGATGGCAGCATGCCCGCCACGCCAGCGAGGACAGAGAGCGCCccgggggctggcagcacccccGAGACCCCACCCTCAGAGGTGAGCGAGGGTCCAGAGCCTTCATCCGAAACAGCGGCACTAGCAAAGGCTGAGATTGAGCTGGAGGGGGAGGAGACGACGGGAGAGCCCCAGGGCGCAGCCCAAGAGCCCGAGAGCGTCCCCGAGCCCCCCAGCGAGCCCCCAGCCCCCGAGCCCGCGGCTGAGAGCCCCCCGGACGCGAGCGAGGAGGACCCCGAGCTGCTGGTGGACATGGAGATCTTCGTGGACACGCTGCGGAACATGGAGCCCTCGGAGATGCGGAAGGCGCCCAAAGCCCCGCGGCAGCCGCGGCCGTCGGCGCTGGGGCGCTGCGCTGCCCTGCCGCCCATCCACGAGCACCGCGtggccccccgcgcccccctgtccctgccccaggccctgcgggagctgctggagcggggcccggccccggggcggccccaggagccccccgaggaagaggaggagatcGAGAACCCCTACCTGAGCCCCGAGGAGCGGGCggccgccgggagccgccggGGGGTGCCCGGGGACGGCGCGGAGGGCGAGGGGTGGGTGGAGGGGGGCTCGCTGGGAGAGGATGGAAACGCCCAAGCGGCGGCCGAGAGGAGCGTGCCCTTCCGAGGGAACGTCCTCAAGGGCATGGCGCTGCTCTCGCACTTCCTGGAGCAGCGGGCAGCCGGGGCCGAGGAGGGCAAGCCCTACTCCCGCCTGGACAAGAGCGTGCTCTACGGCCGCTTCGTGTGCCCCGGCGccgccctgctccagctgccccacCGCAGCGGGGGCTCGGACCCACCCTGCCCCAGCGACCACAAcgggctgggccctgctggccacCCTGGCCCCGAGGTGGCCGTGCTGGAAGCCCTGAGCTCGGGCTCTGTCCCTTCTGTCCCCGAGGAGCCAGAGAGCACCGTGACCCTGAGCCTCGAGCCTGTCCTG GACGATAAGGAGGGCTTGGAGAAGATCAACACAAGACCCGGCAAG ATCATCCTCTACTCCGACGCCGGCTTCGCGGGGCACAAACGGGAGATCTGGGACGACATCCCCGACGCCACGTCCTGGGAGCTGTCCCACACCATCTCCATCCGAGTCATCCGAGGCGG GTGGGTGATGTACGAGAAGCCGCGGTTCCGAGGGCGCAAATGTGTCCTGGCCGAGGGCGACGTGGAGATCGACAACCCCTGGACGGCGtacggggacagcggggacaccggggacagcgggcacggccggcagcCCCGCAGCAGCCGCCCCTTCCGCATCGGCTCCTTCAAGAGGGTGGTGCGG gaTTACCGCACGCCCCAGATCAGCCTGTTCGCCCAGGAGAACGGAGAGGGCGCCCGGCTCCGCTTCAGCGGCTCGGCCGAGGACACCCGCGAGCGGGGCCAGGCGCTGGCGGCCGCCTCCATCATCGTCCACTCGGGCCT GTGGCTGCTTTACTCCAAGCCTTTCTTTGACGATGATCCCTATGTTCTGGAGCCGGGCGGGTACCCCAATTTGAAGGCTTGGGGAGCAAAGGAGCCATCCATCTGCTCCATGCATCCCATCAGGCTG gGCTGTCCCGTCGTGGAGAGGCCTGGTGAGCCACAG gtgctgaTCTACGAGGCTGCAGCTTTCCAGGGCCGCAGCTTCACCATCAGCAGGGACATCTACGACCTGAGGCGCCTGCCcgagccagctctgcccaccGTGGGCTCCCTGCGTGTCCTGGGGGGCTG ctgggTTGGCTACGAGAAGGAAGGATTCCGTGGCCACCAGTACCTGCTGGAGGAAGGCGAGTACCAGGACTGGAGGCAGTGGGGCGGCTACAGCCAGGAGCTGGTGTCCCTGCGGCTGATCCGGACG GACTTCTCTGACCCAGCCCTGGTCCTGTTTGAGGCCATGGACTTCGAGGAGGGCGCGAGCGTGGAGCTGAGCGAGGCTCTGCCCGACACGGGGCTGGCCGGCTACGGCAGCGTCACGCAGTCCATCCACGTGCTGAGCGGAGT CTGGGTGGCCTACGAGGGCCCCAACTACTCGGGCGAGCAGTACATCCTGGAGAAGGGCGTGTACCGCAGCTGCGAGGACTGGGGCGCCACCGACTGCCACATCGCCTCTGCCCAGCCCATCCTGcag gTCAGGGAGCACAACCTGCACTTCGTCTCCAAG ATCCTGCTTTTCTCAGAGCCTGACTTCTTGGGGGATCACGTTGCCTTTGAGGAGGACCAGGAGGCCCTGCCCGAAGCCTTCACCCCGCGCTCCTGCAGAGTCCGCGGGGGCAG CTGGATCCTGTTCGATGGGCAGGACTTCACAGGGGAGCAGCACGTGCTGTCCGAGGGCGAGTACCCCACGCTCAGCGCCAtgggctgcctctgctccacCGCCATCTGCTCCTTGAGGAGAGTTCCACTG TTTTTCTCGGAGCCCTCCATCTTCCTGCACGGCCTGGAGTGCTTCGAGGGGAAGGAGATCGAGCTCAACTCCGAGGTGCGAAGTCTGCAGGCTGAGGGTTTCAACAACCACGTGCTGTCCGTGCGGGTCAAAGGAGGGAT ctgggTGCTGTGTGAGCACGGTGATTTCCGAGGGCGGCAGTGGCTGCTGGACTGCACTGAGATCACCAACTGGCTGACCTACAGCGGGCTCCAGCACGTGGGGTCCCTCTACCCCATCCGACAG AGGAGGGTTTATTTCCACatcaggagcagggagctgcagctcttcctCTCGGTCCCCGACGATGTGGAGGACATGAAGGCGGGCAGGGTTGTGGTCTCCAGCCTGAgcgagcagagcagctccgtgTGGTACTACGAGGATGGGCTGATCAAAAACCAG gtggccCCCACCATGAGCCTGCAGGTGATCGGGCCGGCGGGGAAAGGAGCCAAGGCCGTGCTCTGGTCCGAGACGCGGCTGCCGCGGCAGACCTGGAGCGTGGACTCCCGGGGCAGGATCCACAGCCAGATGTTCGAGGACATGATCCTTGACATCAAGG GCGGCCGCAGCTACGACCGGGACCACGCCATCGTGTGGGACATGGCTGAGGAGCGAGCCACGCAGATCTGGGACATCCAGGTGCTGTGA
- the LIN28A gene encoding protein lin-28 homolog A, translating to MGSVSNQQFAGAKPGEEPAGDSPKAENESQPLHGSGICKWFNVRMGFGFLSMTAKGGATLDSPVDVFVHQSKLHMEGFRSLKEGEAVEFTFKKSSKGLESIRVTGPGGVFCIGSERRPKGKSLQKRRSKGDRCYNCGGLDHHAKECKLPPQPKKCHFCQSISHMVANCPAKAQQSPSSQGKPAYFREEEDMHSPALLPESRE from the exons ATGGGGTCTGTTTCCAACCAGCAGTTTGCAG GTGCGAAGCCGGGCGAGGAGCCGGCCGGAGACTCGCCCAAGGCCGAGAACGAGTCCCAGCCCCTGCACGGCTCCGGCATCTGTAAATGGTTCAACGTCCGCATGGGCTTCGGCTTCCTCTCCATGACCGCCAAGGGCGGCGCGACCCTGGACTCGCCCGTCGATGTCTTCGTGCACCAG agcAAGCTCCACATGGAGGGCTTCCGCAGCCTGAAGGAGGGCGAAGCTGTCGAGTTCACCTTCAAGAAATCATCCAAAGGCCTGGAGTCCATCCGGGTGACCGGCCCCGGGGGCGTCTTCTGCATCGGCAGCGAGAGGAGGCCCAAGGGGAAGAGCCTCCAGAAGCGCAGATCGAAAGGAGACCG GTGCTACAACTGCGGCGGGCTGGACCACCACGCCAAGGAGTGCAAGCTCCCTCCGCAGCCCAAGAAGTGCCACTTCTGCCAGAGCATCAGCCACATGGTGGCCAACTGCCCCGCCAAAGCACAGCAGTCGCCCAGCTCGCAGGGCAAGCCCGCCTACTTCCGAGAGGAGGAGGACATGCACAGCCCAGCGCTGCTCCCCGAGAGCCGGGAATGA